A window of the Electrophorus electricus isolate fEleEle1 chromosome 11, fEleEle1.pri, whole genome shotgun sequence genome harbors these coding sequences:
- the msh6 gene encoding DNA mismatch repair protein Msh6: MAKQSSIFNFFTKSPPSVARIKSNPSPAKADLPSSVCKSSSVTFPKAEAKYAAQHTKKCSSKPNKTLDKDGHAKTVSSDQSSSLPFQAGHLIWAKLEGHPWWPCMVVPHPLSGQQMRGRGQDQRVHVHFFDEPPTRGWVRTKYIREFKGSDCADAKTGGVFFSGKPVIHRAMELADRALQDSPDQRLKMPVCMDASDEEDEEEMEVEKSTPSDDEISEEEVEKVKASRRSSRAAAENGQKPKRRRIVVASDSEGSDDEFKPDQEGGSSDEEEDDGVSSGVEEKEEESMSESEPNSPVKPVKRKRGSVKPPKLKNKPIPSKAPKRSSANLPSLAVNTKSRLSAFSAPESFESQGSGAGGMEGPNVWDHEKLDWLQDGKRKDAQRRRQSDEDYNPTTLYVPEDFLNRVTPGMRRWWQLKSDMFDTVLFYKVGKFYELYHMDAVIGVNELGLTFMKGTWAHSGFPEIGFGRFSGVLVQKGYKVARVEQTETPEMMEARCKTMLRPTKFDRVVRREVCRIITRGTQTYSVLDGAPSESQSKYLLSVKEKNEESTGHGHIYGVCFIDTSVGRFHIGQFHDDRHCSRLRTLLAHYAPAQILFERGNLSAETRKIFKVGLPSAMQEGLSVGSQFWDAQKTLKTLAEDDYFKEVKEGGIETGGSAFPSAVKAMTSESDSLSLTPKEGYELALSALGGCVFYLKKCLVDQELISMANFEEYVPVDVEIEQAGGQLSFFAQTRQRMVLDGVTLTNLEILQNGSTGGPEGTLLECLDTCCTPFGKRLLKQWICAPLCNPASIEDRLDALEDLMRVPAQATEATELLKKLPDLERLLSKIHSMGMPLKGQNHPDGRAILYEEVVYSKRKIADFLSVLEGFKVMQEIISLLEPVSEGFRSKLLDQVVVLKTRSEQGQFPDLTPELNRWDTAFDHQKARTTGVITPKAGFDPEYDQALSGIKDCEGSLQDYLERQKKRLGCKSLSYWGTGRNRYQMEVPDSVSERTIPEEYEVRSTKKGWKRYSTKEIERLFSELQSWEEKRDAALKDCMRRLFYNFDKNYRDWQTAMECMAVFDVLLSLSRYSQSGDGPMARPEMVLPDNTPEFSPFLELRGSRHPCVTKTFFDDDFIPNDIFIGCPGTEEEGGKDKKALAPCVLVTGPNMGGKSTLMRQCGLVVILAQLGCYVPAESLRLTPVDRVFTRLGASDRIMSGESTFFVELSETASILLHVTRHSLILLDELGRGTATYDGTAIASAVVKELSEKIRCRTLFSTHYHSLVEDYAQDPAVKLGHMACMVENECEDPSQETITFLYKFIGGACPKSYGFNAARLANIPEVVIQSGHRKAKVFERNTVALRIFKKLCSFLEDPTANHEQFARLVQMIVTL, translated from the exons ATGGCAAAACAAAGctctatttttaatttttttacaaagtCACCGCCATCCGTTGCGAGAATTAAATCGAATCCGTCTCCAGCTAAAGCAGATTTGCCTTCTTCAGTTTGCAAATCCAGTAGCGTTACGTTCCCTAAAGCAGAAGCAAAATATGCAGCCCAACACACTAAGAAGTGTTCGTCAAAACCGAACAAGACTCTGGATAAGGATGGCCACGCCAAAACTGTGTCTTCAGATCAGAG cTCTTCATTACCTTTCCAAGCTGGTCATCTCATATGGGCAAAACTAGAGGGACATCCATGGTGGCCCTGTATGGTAGTGCCTCATCCTCTGTCTGGGCAGCAGATGAGGGGAAGAGGCCAAGATCAGAGAGTGCATGTTCATTTCTTTGATGAGCCACCAACAAGAGGCTGGGTTAGAACAAAGTACATTCGAGAATTTAAAG GTTCAGACTGTGCTGATGCCAAAACAGGTGGTGTGTTCTTCAGTGGCAAACCTGTGATTCACAGGGCAATGGAGCTGGCTGACCGTGCGCTGCAGGACAGTCCTGATCAGAGACTCAAGATGCCAGTTTGCATGGATGCCTCTGAtgaggaggacgaggaagagatggag GTTGAAAAGTCAACACCATCAGATGATGAAATCTCAGAAGAAGAGGTTGAGAAGGTGAAGGCCAGCAGGCGTTCATCGCGTGCTGCAGCAGAGAATGGTCAGAAGCCCAAACGCCGACGCATTGTGGTGGCCTCTGACAGTGAAGGCTCTGATGATGAGTTCAAGCCAGATCAGGAAGGTGGTAGCagtgatgaggaagaggatgatggAGTCAGTAGTGgagtggaggagaaggaggaagagagcatGTCTGAATCTGAACCAAACAGCCCTGTAAAACCAGTAAAACGTAAACGTGGGTCAGTGAAGCCTCCTAAACTAAAGAATAAACCTATACCCTCAAAGGCCCCCAAAAGATCTTCTGCAAACCTTCCTTCCCTTGCAGTGAACACAAAGTCTCGTCTGTCTGCTTTCTCTGCTCCAGAAAGCTTTGAAAGTCAGGGCAGTGGTGCAGGAGGCATGGAAGGGCCTAATGTGTGGGACCATGAAAAACTGGACTGGTTGCAGGATGGCAAAAGAAAGGATGCTCAAAGGAGGCGTCAGTCAGATGAAGACTACAACCCCACCACTCTCTATGTGCCCGAAGACTTCCTTAACAGGGTTACACCTGGTATGCGTCGCTGGTGGCAACTCAAGTCAGATATGTTTGATACTGTTCTTTTCTATAAGGTGGGAAAATTCTATGAACTCTACCACATGGATGCTGTAATTGGGGTTAATGAGTTGGGGCTCACCTTCATGAAAGGCACTTGGGCACATTCTGGTTTTCCAGAGATAGGGTTTGGCCGTTTCTCTGGTGTTCTTGTACAAAAGGGTTACAAGGTGGCTCGTGTAGAACAGACTGAGACCCCTGAAATGATGGAAGCACGATGCAAGACTATGTTACGTCCGACAAAATTTGACCGTGTTGTTCGTCGAGAGGTATGCAGAATAATCACACGgggcacacagacatacagtgtACTCGATGGTGCGCCTTCCGAGTCCCAGAGTAAGTACCTGTtaagtgtgaaagagaaaaatgaggaGAGTACAGGCCATGGACACATATATGGGGTTTGCTTCATTGATACCTCCGTGGGTCGTTTTCACATAGGTCAGTTCCATGATGACCGTCACTGTTCCCGTTTACGTACTCTGTTGGCACATTATGCCCCAGCCCAAATATTGTTTGAGAGGGGCAACTTGTCTGCTGAGACACGGAAAATTTTCAAGGTGGGTCTTCCCTCAGCCATGCAAGAGGGTCTCAGTGTTGGCTCACAATTCTGGGATGCACAGAAGACCTTAAAGACATTGGCAGAAGATGATTACTTTAAAGAAGTCAAGGAGGGTGGTATTGAAACAGGAGGATCAGCCTTCCCCAGTGCTGTAAAAGCAATGACCTCTGAGAGTGACTCATTAAGTCTCACTCCTAAAGAGGGATATGAACTTGCCCTCTCTGCATTGGGTGGTTGCGTATTTTATCTTAAGAAATGTCTGGTGGATCAGGAGCTGATCTCCATGGCCAACTTTGAAGAGTATGTTCCAGTAGATGTGGAGATTGAGCAAGCAGGGGGTCAGTTGAGTTTCTTCGCCCAGACTCGCCAACGCATGGTCCTGGATGGAGTGACACTTACTAACCTTGAGATCCTCCAGAATGGTTCTACTGGAGGCCCAGAAGGTACTCTGCTTGAGTGCTTGGACACCTGCTGTACTCCCTTTGGTAAAAGGCTGCTAAAACAATGGATCTGTGCACCCCTCTGCAACCCTGCCTCCATAGAGGATCGATTGGATGCCCTGGAAGACCTAATGCGTGTCCCAGCACAAGCTACTGAGGCTACAGAACTCTTGAAAAAACTTCCAGACCTGGAAAGGCTACTCAGCAAAATTCATAGCATGGGAATGCCTCTCAAGGGACAGAATCACCCAGATGGCAGAGCCATTCTGTATGAGGAGGTTGTTTATAGCAAGCGCAAGATTGCTGACTTCCTATCAGTACTAGAGGGGTTCAAAGTCATGCAGGAAATCATATCTCTCCTGGAGCCTGTTTCAGAAGGATTCCGATCTAAATTGCTAGATCAGGTGGTGGTATTGAAAACAAGGAGTGAGCAAGGGCAGTTTCCAGACCTTACACCAGAGCTCAACCGCTGGGACACTGCTTTTGATCATCAGAAAGCTCGTACCACAGGGGTGATTACACCCAAGGCTGGCTTTGACCCAGAGTACGATCAGGCCCTGAGTGGAATAAAGGATTGTGAGGGAAGCCTGCAGGACTACCTGGAGCGACAAAAGAAGAGACTTGGCTGCAAGAGTCTGTCTTATTGGGGCACAGGACGGAACCGCTATCAGATGGAGGTTCCAGACAGTGTTTCTGAGAGGACCATCCCAGAGGAGTATGAGGTCAGATCCACAAAGAAGGGTTGGAAGAGATACTCAACAAAGGAGATTGAGCGCTTGTTCTCAGAGTTGCAGAGCTGGGAAGAAAAAAGGGATGCAGCATTGAAAGATTGCATGAGGAGGCTGTTTTACAACTTTGATAAAAACTACAGAGACTGGCAAACAGCCATGGAATGTATGGCTGTGTTTG ATGTATTGTTAAGCTTGTCTCGATATAGCCAGAGTGGTGATGGGCCAATGGCAAGACCAGAGATGGTTCTCCCAGATAACACCCCTGAGTTTTCCCCTTTCCTGGAGCTAAGAGGATCCAGGCACCCCTGTGTCACAAAAACATTCTTTGATGATGACTTCATCCCCAATGACATATTTATTGGTTGTCCTGGTACTGAGGAAGAAGGCGGCAAAGACAAGAAAGCATTGGCCCCATGTGTGCTTGTCACTGGGCCAAACATGGGTGGCAAATCCACCCTAATGAGACAG TGTGGTCTGGTGGTGATCTTGGCTCAGCTAGGTTGCTATGTACCTGCTGAAAGCCTGCGGCTCACTCCTGTGGATCGCGTGTTCACACGTCTTGGTGCCTCAGATCGCATCATGTCTG gggAGAGTACTTTCTTTGTGGAGCTCAGTGAGACAGCTAGTATCCTTCTGCATGTGACCAGACATTCACTCATCCTCCTCGATGAACTGG GCAGGGGTACAGCCACCTATGATGGTACAGCCATAGCGAGTGCAGTAGTAAAGGAGCTATCCGAGAAGATACGCTGCCGAACCTTGTTTTCCACACATTACCACTCATTAGTGGAGGACTATGCCCAGGACCCTGCTGTCAAACTTGGCCATATG GCCTGCATGGTAGAGAATGAGTGTGAGGACCCCAGCCAGGAGACCATCACTTTTCTCTACAAGTTCATTGGTGGAGCTTGTCCCAAGAGCTATGGCTTCAATGCTGCCCGCCTGGCCAATATCCCAGAAGTCGTCATCCAGTCAGGACATCGCAAAGCCAAGGTGTTTGAGAGGAACACTGTGGCTCTCAGGATCTTCAA GAAGCTGTGTTCATTTCTTGAAGATCCCACAGCCAACCATGAACAGTTTGCTAGGCTGGTTCAGATGATTGTCACCctgtaa
- the fbxo11a gene encoding F-box only protein 11a: protein MNSVRATNRRPRRVSRPRPVQPERNNQERDEEVAADMVAEESGPGAQNSPYQLRRKSLLPKRTACPSKTSMEGASTSTTENFGHRAKRARVSGKSPDLPAAPAEQYLQVKLPDEVVLKIFSYLLEQDLCRAACVCKRFSELANDPIIWKRLYMEVFEYTRPMMHPESGKFYQINPEEYEQPNPWKDSFQQLYKGAHVKPGFAEHFYSNPSRYKGRENMLYYDTIEDALGGVQEAHFDGLIFVHSGIYTDEWIYIESPITMIGAAPGKVADKVIIENTRDSTFVFMEGSEDAYVGYMTIKFNPDDKSAQHHNAHHCLEITVNCSPIIDHCIIRSTCTVGSAVCVSGQGACPTIKHCNISDCENVGLYITDHAQGIYEDNEISNNALAGIWVKNHGNPIIRRNHIHHGRDVGVFTFDHGMGYFESCNIHRNRIAGFEVKAYANPTVVRCEIHHGQTGGIYVHEKGRGQFIENKIYANNFAGVWITSNSDPTIRGNAIFNGNQGGVYIFGDGRGLIEGNDIYGNALAGIQIRTNSCPIVRHNKIHDGQHGGIYVHEKGQGVIEENEVYSNTLAGVWVTTGSTPVLRRNRIHSGKQVGVYFYDNGHGVLEDNDIYNHMYSGVQIRTGSNPKIRRNKIWGGQNGGILVYNSGLGFIEDNEIFDNAMAGVWIKTDSNPTLRRNKIHDGRDGGICIFNGGRGLLEENDIFRNAQAGVLISTNSHPVLRKNRIFDGFAAGIEITNHATATLEGNQIFNNRFGGLFLASGVNVTMKDNKIMNNQDAIEKAVSRGQCLYKISSYTSYPMHDFYRCHTCNTTDRNAICVNCIKKCHQGHDVEFIRHDRFFCDCGAGTLSNPCTLAGEPTHDTDTLYDSAPPIESNTLQHN, encoded by the exons ATGAACTCCGTCAGAGCGACCAACCGAAGACCCAGGCGAGTGTCGAGGCCGCGCCCGGTACAGCCGGAAAGAAACAACCAAGAAAGAG ATGAGGAGGTGGCTGCAGACATGGTCGCTGAAGAATCTGGACCAGGAGCTCAAAATAGTCCATACCAACTTCGAAGAAAATCACTTTTACCGAAGAGAACTGCATGTCCATCAAAGACTAGTATGGAG GGTGCTTCCACGTCTACGACGGAAAACTTTGGTCATCGAGCAAAGCGTGCTAGGGTGTCAGGAAAATCACCAGATCTACCAG ctgctccagcagAGCAGTACCTGCAGGTGAAGCTCCCAGATGAGGTGGTACTGAAGATCTTCTCCTATCTGCTAGAACAAGATCTATGTCgggctgcctgtgtgtgcaaaCGGTTTAGCGAACTGGCCAATGACCCCATCATATG GAAGAGACTCTATATGGAGGTTTTTGAGTACACCCGTCCTATGATGCATCCAGAGTCTGGGAAGTTCTATCAAATTAACCCAGAGGAGTATGAGCAGCCCAACCCATGGAAGGATAGCTTTCAGCAGCTT TACAAGGGGGCACATGTGAAACCAGGCTTTGCAGAGCATTTCTACAGTAACCCATCCAGatacaaagggagagagaacatgttG TATTATGACACCATTGAGGATGCACTAGGTGGGGTCCAGGAGGCTCACTTTGATGGACTGATATTTGTCCATTCGGGGATCTACACAGATGAGTGGATCTATATAGAGTCACCAATCACGATGATTGGTGCAG CACCAGGGAAAGTAGCAGACAAGGTAATCATCGAGAACACTAGAGATTCAACATTTGTGTTCATGGAGGGGTCAGAAGATGCTTATGTCGGCTATATGACAATAAAG TTCAACCCTGATGATAAGTCAGCCCAGCATCATAATGCACACCACTGCTTAGAGATCACAGTCAACTGCAGTCCTATCATCGACCACTGCATCATTCGCAGCACATGCACAG TGGGTTcagcggtgtgtgtgagtggccaGGGTGCGTGTCCTACCATCAAACACTGTAACATCAGTGATTGTGAGAATGTAGGCCTCTACATCACAGACCATGCACAG GGCATTTATGAAGACAATGAAATATCCAATAATGCACTAGCTGGGATCTGGGTGAAGAATCACGGAAACCCCATAATCAGACGCAATCACATCCACCATGGTAGAGATGTGGGAGTCTTCACCTTTGACCATGGCATG GGTTACTTTGAAAGCTGCAACATTCATCGAAACCGAATAGCAGGGTTTGAGGTGAAGGCGTATGCTAACCCGACAGTTGTGCGCTGTGAGATCCACCATGGCCAGACAGGGGGCATCTACGTGCATGAAAAGGGCAGAGGACAGTTTATTGAGAACAAGATCTATGCAAACAACTTTGCTGGTGTGTGGATTACCTCAAACAGTGACCCCACAATTAG GGGTAATGCGATCTTCAATGGCAACCAAGGTGGTGTTTACATATTTGGCGATGGCCGAGGTCTCATTGAAGGAAATGATATCTATGGCAACGCCTTGGCAGGCATTCAGATCCGTACCAATAGCTGCCCCATTGTCCGGCACAACAAGATCCACGATGGACAGCATGGAGGCATTTATGTG CATGAAAAGGGTCAGGGTGTGATTGAGGAGAACGAAGTTTACAGCAACACATTGGCAGGAGTGTGGGTAACCACAGGGAGCACACCAGTACTGCGCAGGAATAGAATACACAGCGGCAAACAG GTTGGGGTTTATTTCTATGATAATGGACATGGTGTGCTGGAGGACAATGATATCTACAACCACATGTACTCTGGAGTTCAGATCAG AACCGGAAGCAATCCAAAAATCAGGCGAAACAAGATCTGGGGTGGGCAAAATGGTGGCATCCTTGTTTACAACTCCG GTTTGGGCTTCATAGAAGACAACGAGATCTTTGACAACGCCATGGCAGGGGTTTGGATCAAGACGGACAGCAACCCCACACTCCGCAGGAATAAGATCCATGatgggagagatggagggatctGCATATTCAATGGAGGACGAG GTCTACTAGAAGAGAACGACATCTTTAGGAATGCCCAGGCAGGGGTTCTCATCAGTACTAACAGTCATCCCGTGCTGCGAAAGAACAGGATATTTGACGGCTTCGCTGCAG GTATTGAGATCACAAACCATGCAACTGCAACTTTAGAAGGCAATCAGATTTTTAACAACCGCTTCGGTGGGTTGTTTCTTGCATCTGGTGTCAACGTAACCATGAAAG ATaacaaaataatgaacaatCAAGATGCAATTGAAAAAGCTGTTAGCAGAGGTCAGTGCCTGTACAAGATTTCCAGTTACACCAGCTATCCAATGCATGATTTTTACAG ATGTCACACCTGTAACACAACGGACCGCAATGCAATTTGTGTAAATTGCATCAAGAAGTGTCACCAAGGACATGACGTAGAGTTTATTAGGCATGATCG GTTTTTCTGTGACTGTGGTGCTGGGACATTGTCAAACCCTTGCACGTTAGCCGGTGAGCCGACGCATGACACAGATACGCTGTATGACTCTGCCCCGCCTATAGAGTCCAACACATTGCAGCACAACTGA